In Halofilum ochraceum, a single window of DNA contains:
- the mdh gene encoding malate dehydrogenase, producing the protein MDKIAVVGGAGRVGESAALYLMQQNLCREVAVIDIAEGPAKGAALDIAESAPVFGSDTRVWGSSDYADLKDSDLIIVTAGLPRKPGMSRSDLLDKNIAIMDQIADAAAEHAPNAMMIVVANPVDVMTYRAWQRTGWPRNRVFGQAGVLDSSRMAWFLAEATGRSMADIDAMVLGGHGDQMVPMMRYTTVNGIPVENFLDQAKIDEIIERTRKGGAEVLGLRENSSAYLAPGASTVEMVESVVNDRGRVLPCVAILDGEYGHSNCAMGVPSILNRNGLDKIVELDLNERERGEFETSLAAVEEDLARLK; encoded by the coding sequence ATGGACAAGATTGCGGTCGTAGGCGGTGCAGGGCGCGTCGGTGAGTCGGCGGCGCTGTACCTGATGCAGCAGAACCTGTGCCGCGAGGTGGCGGTCATTGATATCGCCGAGGGCCCGGCGAAGGGTGCGGCACTCGATATCGCCGAGTCGGCGCCGGTGTTCGGTTCCGATACGCGCGTGTGGGGTTCGTCCGACTACGCCGATCTCAAGGACAGCGATCTGATCATCGTGACCGCCGGCCTGCCGCGCAAGCCGGGCATGAGCCGCTCGGATCTGCTCGACAAGAATATCGCGATCATGGACCAGATCGCCGATGCGGCCGCCGAGCACGCCCCCAACGCGATGATGATCGTGGTCGCGAACCCCGTCGATGTCATGACCTATCGCGCCTGGCAGCGCACCGGCTGGCCGCGCAACCGCGTGTTCGGTCAGGCGGGCGTGCTCGACTCCTCGCGCATGGCCTGGTTCCTGGCCGAGGCGACCGGGCGTTCCATGGCCGACATCGATGCGATGGTCCTGGGCGGCCACGGCGACCAGATGGTGCCGATGATGCGCTACACCACGGTCAACGGCATCCCGGTCGAGAATTTCCTCGATCAGGCCAAGATCGACGAGATCATCGAGCGCACGCGCAAGGGCGGCGCCGAGGTCCTGGGGCTGCGCGAGAACTCCAGTGCCTACCTCGCGCCAGGTGCCTCGACGGTCGAGATGGTCGAGTCGGTGGTCAACGACCGCGGCCGGGTCCTGCCGTGCGTGGCGATCCTCGACGGCGAGTACGGGCATTCGAACTGCGCCATGGGCGTGCCGTCGATCCTGAATCGCAACGGCCTGGATAAAATCGTCGAACTGGACCTGAACGAGCGCGAACGTGGTGAGTTCGAGACTTCGCTGGCCGCCGTCGAAGAGGACCTCGCCCGCCTGAAGTAA
- a CDS encoding HpcH/HpaI aldolase/citrate lyase family protein: MSHTQYAPARPRLQRSELAVPGSNVKLFEKALNGAADYVFLDLEDAVAPDDKVPARANIIQALNDLDWAGNGKTTSIRINGIDTHYMYRDVVEVVEQAGHRLDTILIPKVGTPSDVYLIDALVTQIEQAMGIEHRIGLEVLIETALGMANVEAIAQASPRLEAMHFGVADYAASCRARTVSIGGLTPDYPGDQWHMALSRMTVACRAYGLRPIDGPFGDFNDTDGFVASAKRGAALGIEGKWAIHPSQIELANDVFSPPDSEVNRARAILDALAEAQREGRGAAQLDGKMIDAASARMAENVVRTADAIANK; encoded by the coding sequence ATGAGTCATACCCAGTACGCGCCGGCGCGTCCGCGCCTGCAGCGCAGTGAACTCGCCGTTCCGGGTTCCAACGTCAAGCTGTTCGAGAAGGCGCTGAACGGCGCCGCCGACTATGTCTTCCTCGATCTCGAGGACGCGGTCGCACCGGACGACAAGGTGCCGGCCCGCGCGAACATCATCCAGGCCCTGAACGATCTCGACTGGGCCGGCAACGGCAAGACGACCTCGATCCGGATCAACGGCATCGATACGCACTACATGTATCGCGATGTGGTCGAGGTGGTGGAACAGGCCGGTCACCGGCTCGACACGATCCTGATCCCGAAGGTCGGGACGCCTTCCGACGTCTATCTGATCGATGCGCTGGTGACCCAGATCGAGCAGGCCATGGGCATTGAGCATCGCATCGGCCTCGAGGTCCTGATCGAGACCGCGCTCGGCATGGCCAACGTCGAAGCGATCGCCCAGGCGAGCCCGCGGCTGGAGGCGATGCACTTCGGCGTGGCCGATTACGCCGCCAGCTGCCGTGCCCGCACGGTCTCCATCGGCGGCCTGACCCCGGACTACCCCGGCGATCAGTGGCACATGGCGCTCTCGCGCATGACCGTCGCCTGCCGCGCCTACGGGCTGCGCCCGATCGACGGACCGTTCGGCGACTTCAACGACACCGACGGTTTCGTCGCCTCGGCGAAGCGCGGCGCCGCGCTCGGCATCGAGGGCAAATGGGCCATCCATCCCTCGCAGATCGAGCTCGCGAACGACGTCTTCTCGCCGCCGGACAGCGAGGTCAACCGCGCCCGCGCCATCCTCGATGCCCTCGCCGAGGCGCAGCGCGAGGGCCGCGGCGCCGCCCAGCTCGACGGCAAGATGATCGACGCCGCGTCCGCGCGCATGGCCGAGAACGTCGTGCGCACCGCCGACGCGATCGCGAACAAGTAA
- the sucD gene encoding succinate--CoA ligase subunit alpha — protein MAILIDETTKVLVQGYTGRIGSFHAQEMMEYGTNVVGGVTPGKGGQTHLDRPVFDTMKDAVRETGATASIVFVPPGYAADSICEAADAGIHYCVAITDGIPAQDMMRVKRYLKQFPEERRMILTGPNCAGTISPGKSMLGIMPGHIYLPGRVGVVARSGTLGYEAASQLKERGIGISTSVGIGGDPINGCSFQRILERFENDPETDAVMMIGEIGGPQEAEAGEFVRDHMSKPVLAFIAGLTAPKGRTMGHAGAIVSGVGESAAEKAEILRGCGVTVCERPSDLGESMAGVLGR, from the coding sequence ATGGCGATCCTGATCGACGAAACCACGAAAGTCCTGGTGCAGGGCTACACTGGCCGCATCGGCAGCTTTCACGCGCAGGAAATGATGGAGTACGGCACCAACGTGGTGGGCGGCGTCACCCCCGGCAAGGGTGGGCAGACCCATCTCGACCGGCCGGTGTTCGACACCATGAAAGATGCCGTCCGCGAGACCGGCGCGACCGCGAGCATCGTGTTCGTGCCGCCCGGGTACGCCGCGGACTCCATCTGCGAGGCCGCCGATGCCGGCATCCACTACTGCGTGGCCATCACCGACGGCATCCCGGCGCAGGACATGATGCGCGTCAAGCGCTACCTCAAGCAGTTCCCCGAGGAGCGGCGCATGATCCTCACCGGCCCCAACTGCGCCGGTACCATCAGCCCCGGCAAATCGATGCTCGGCATCATGCCCGGCCACATCTATCTGCCCGGCCGGGTCGGCGTCGTCGCGCGCTCAGGCACGCTCGGCTACGAGGCCGCGAGCCAGCTCAAGGAGCGTGGCATCGGTATCTCGACCTCCGTGGGCATCGGTGGCGACCCGATCAACGGCTGCTCGTTCCAGCGGATTCTTGAACGCTTCGAGAACGATCCGGAAACCGATGCGGTCATGATGATCGGCGAGATCGGCGGGCCCCAGGAGGCCGAAGCGGGCGAGTTCGTGCGCGATCACATGAGCAAGCCGGTGCTCGCCTTCATCGCCGGCCTGACCGCGCCCAAGGGCCGCACCATGGGCCACGCCGGCGCGATCGTATCCGGTGTCGGCGAGAGCGCCGCGGAGAAGGCCGAGATCCTGCGCGGCTGCGGCGTAACCGTCTGCGAACGTCCGTCGGACCTGGGCGAGTCGATGGCGGGGGTGTTGGGGCGCTGA
- a CDS encoding malate--CoA ligase subunit beta: MDIHEYQAKQLLKKAGVPIPNGGVAHSAEEAAYLQHEISGERWVVKAQIHSGARGKAGGVKICTSDQEVRDAANELLGKRLITNQTGPEGKICTAVYVESATQIERELYVAMVLDRASEQIVVVASTEGGMEIEDVARDNPDAILRELVDPAIGLLDFQARELAFKLGIPAAQLADAVKTFRGAYRIMRDHDATLVEINPLVITHTGRLRALDAKIGFDDNALFRQPAISELRDRGQEDSRETEAADQGLSYVGLQGDIGCMINGAGLAMATMDMIKHCGGEPANFLDIGGGASPERVANAFRLVLSDDNVKAMLVNIYAGINRCDWVAEGIVQALGEIELNVPLVVRLSGTNVEQGKQILKDSGYPIVTADTLAEAAERVVAARNEAA, encoded by the coding sequence GTGGATATCCACGAGTACCAGGCGAAGCAGCTGCTGAAGAAGGCCGGTGTTCCCATTCCCAACGGAGGCGTGGCGCACTCGGCCGAGGAAGCCGCCTACCTGCAACACGAGATCAGTGGTGAGCGCTGGGTCGTGAAGGCGCAGATCCATTCCGGCGCCCGCGGCAAGGCCGGTGGCGTGAAGATCTGCACGAGTGACCAGGAGGTCCGCGACGCGGCCAACGAGCTGCTCGGCAAGCGTCTGATCACGAACCAGACCGGGCCCGAGGGCAAGATCTGCACCGCGGTCTACGTCGAGTCCGCGACCCAGATCGAGCGGGAACTCTACGTAGCGATGGTGCTCGATCGCGCCTCCGAGCAGATCGTCGTCGTCGCCTCCACCGAGGGCGGCATGGAGATCGAGGACGTCGCGCGCGACAACCCCGATGCCATCCTGCGCGAGCTGGTCGACCCGGCCATCGGCCTGCTCGACTTCCAGGCGCGCGAACTCGCCTTCAAGCTCGGGATTCCGGCCGCGCAGCTCGCCGACGCCGTGAAGACCTTCCGCGGCGCCTACCGCATCATGCGCGATCACGACGCGACACTGGTCGAGATCAATCCGCTGGTCATCACCCACACCGGCCGGCTGCGGGCACTCGATGCCAAGATCGGTTTCGACGACAACGCGCTGTTTCGCCAGCCGGCGATCTCCGAGCTGCGGGACCGCGGTCAGGAAGATTCGCGCGAGACCGAGGCGGCTGACCAGGGGCTGTCCTACGTCGGCCTGCAGGGCGATATCGGCTGCATGATCAACGGCGCCGGGCTCGCCATGGCGACCATGGACATGATCAAGCACTGCGGCGGCGAGCCCGCCAACTTCCTCGACATCGGCGGCGGCGCTTCGCCCGAGCGCGTGGCCAACGCCTTCCGCCTCGTCCTTTCGGACGACAACGTCAAGGCGATGCTGGTGAACATCTATGCCGGCATCAACCGCTGCGACTGGGTGGCCGAGGGCATCGTCCAGGCACTGGGCGAGATCGAACTCAATGTGCCGCTGGTGGTGCGCCTCTCCGGTACCAACGTCGAACAGGGCAAGCAGATCCTGAAGGACAGCGGCTACCCGATCGTCACCGCCGACACGCTGGCCGAGGCGGCCGAGCGCGTCGTGGCCGCCCGCAACGAAGCCGCCTGA
- a CDS encoding acryloyl-CoA reductase: MTQLPSDPFRAFRLREDGNGGELTRLSLDDLNAGDVTIRAEYSSVNYKDALAGTGRGKIARRLPLVGGIDVAGTVVESAGGFSAGDPVLVTGCGLSEDHDGGYAEYVRVPADFVIPLPDDFDAFTAMTLGTAGFTAALALQRLEENGLTPDAGPIVVTGATGGVGSIAIDLLSAQGYEVVAVSGKPDAEAWLKELGATRVIDRDALTTKGRPMEKAVWGGAIDNVGGAMLGELLRTTAPWGSIASIGLAGGHELDTTVMPFILRGVSLLGISSANCPRDRRERAWARLGSDWKPRHLDAIRAGTVDLDGLGDVFERMLAGETRGRTVVRIAD, translated from the coding sequence ATGACGCAACTGCCGAGCGACCCCTTCCGTGCGTTCCGCCTCCGCGAGGACGGCAACGGCGGCGAACTGACCCGACTGTCGCTGGACGATCTCAACGCGGGGGACGTGACCATCCGCGCCGAGTATTCCTCCGTGAACTACAAGGACGCGCTGGCCGGCACCGGCCGCGGGAAGATCGCGCGGCGGCTGCCGCTGGTCGGCGGCATCGACGTGGCCGGCACCGTCGTGGAGAGCGCCGGCGGGTTCAGCGCGGGCGACCCGGTGCTGGTGACCGGCTGCGGCCTTTCCGAAGACCATGACGGCGGTTACGCGGAGTACGTGCGCGTACCGGCCGATTTCGTCATCCCGCTGCCCGACGACTTCGACGCCTTCACGGCGATGACGCTCGGCACCGCCGGCTTCACCGCGGCACTGGCGCTGCAGCGGCTGGAGGAGAACGGCCTCACGCCGGACGCCGGACCGATCGTCGTCACCGGGGCAACCGGCGGTGTCGGCAGCATCGCGATCGACCTCCTGTCCGCGCAGGGCTACGAGGTCGTCGCGGTGAGCGGCAAACCGGACGCCGAGGCGTGGCTGAAGGAACTGGGCGCGACCCGCGTGATCGATCGCGATGCGCTGACGACGAAGGGCCGGCCGATGGAAAAGGCCGTCTGGGGCGGCGCGATCGACAACGTCGGCGGCGCCATGCTCGGTGAGCTCCTGCGTACGACGGCCCCCTGGGGCAGCATCGCCAGCATCGGTCTCGCGGGCGGGCATGAACTGGACACGACCGTGATGCCGTTCATCCTGCGCGGCGTCAGCCTGCTCGGCATCAGTTCAGCCAACTGCCCGCGCGACCGCCGTGAGCGCGCCTGGGCCCGGCTGGGTTCGGACTGGAAGCCGCGGCATCTGGACGCGATCCGGGCCGGCACCGTCGACCTGGATGGCCTCGGGGACGTATTCGAGCGCATGCTGGCGGGCGAGACCCGCGGGCGTACGGTGGTGCGGATCGCGGACTGA
- the hemW gene encoding radical SAM family heme chaperone HemW produces the protein MEFHSNPPLTLYLHLPWCVKKCPYCDFNSHTAPGQIPVDAYVDALAADLEQELPEIWGRPLEAIFIGGGTPSLFPPEAIDRLLARVRMYLNPAPDIEITLEANPGTMETDRFRGFREAGVNRLSLGIQSFDDAALAALGRIHDGAAAHAAAETALAAGFERINLDLMYALPGQTLAGAMQDLDTALGLGVGHVSWYQLTLEPNTVFWSRPPQLPDEDAVADIEDAGHARFAAAGFSRYEISAWARGHDRRCEHNLNYWQFGDYLGIGAGAHGKRTVPARGTIERTHKVRAPQAYLERAHGPNRVAQTRRLTAADAALEFMLNALRLPDGFAAADFDARTGVPLRWLGRPLARAEEDGLIERAAGRIRPTARGLSFHNDLVARIAAETEGWGAGREAALDLPIVTE, from the coding sequence ATGGAATTCCATTCGAACCCGCCGCTGACCCTCTACCTCCACCTGCCGTGGTGCGTAAAGAAGTGTCCGTACTGCGATTTCAACTCGCATACCGCACCAGGTCAGATTCCGGTCGATGCCTACGTCGACGCCCTCGCCGCGGACCTCGAGCAGGAACTGCCGGAGATCTGGGGGCGCCCGCTGGAGGCGATCTTCATCGGCGGCGGCACGCCGAGCCTGTTCCCGCCGGAGGCGATCGACCGGCTGCTGGCGCGCGTGCGCATGTACCTGAACCCGGCACCCGACATCGAGATTACGCTCGAGGCCAACCCGGGCACGATGGAGACCGACCGTTTCCGGGGATTCCGCGAGGCGGGCGTCAATCGGCTGTCGCTGGGCATCCAGAGCTTCGATGACGCCGCGCTCGCCGCACTCGGGCGCATCCACGACGGCGCCGCCGCGCACGCGGCCGCGGAGACCGCGCTGGCGGCCGGCTTCGAGCGGATCAATCTGGATCTGATGTACGCGCTGCCGGGGCAGACGCTCGCCGGCGCCATGCAGGACCTGGATACCGCACTGGGGCTCGGGGTCGGTCACGTGTCCTGGTACCAGTTGACGCTGGAGCCGAACACCGTGTTCTGGAGCCGGCCGCCACAGTTGCCGGACGAGGACGCTGTCGCCGACATCGAGGACGCGGGCCATGCGCGTTTCGCGGCGGCCGGCTTCTCGCGCTACGAGATCTCCGCCTGGGCGCGCGGCCACGACCGGCGCTGCGAACACAACCTGAATTACTGGCAGTTCGGCGACTACCTCGGGATCGGCGCCGGCGCGCATGGCAAGCGGACCGTACCGGCTCGGGGCACGATCGAGCGCACCCACAAGGTCCGCGCGCCGCAGGCATACCTGGAGCGCGCCCACGGCCCGAACCGGGTGGCGCAGACGCGCCGTCTGACGGCCGCCGACGCGGCGCTGGAATTCATGCTCAACGCATTGCGCCTGCCGGACGGTTTCGCAGCCGCCGATTTCGATGCGCGCACCGGCGTGCCGCTGCGCTGGCTGGGACGCCCGCTCGCGCGCGCGGAGGAGGACGGACTGATCGAACGCGCGGCCGGGCGGATTCGACCGACCGCGCGCGGCCTGAGCTTCCACAATGACCTGGTGGCCCGGATCGCGGCCGAGACCGAGGGCTGGGGGGCCGGCCGTGAGGCGGCGCTGGATCTGCCGATTGTGACGGAGTGA
- a CDS encoding diguanylate cyclase, whose protein sequence is MTWRPRRASAGKVRHIYLLRIVGLVLGGICVAAVFHERGAAPVAWGLLGLYVIVWPHLAILHTLRSQPPRRAENRNLMVDSLMGGVWIALMQFSLLPSVVLASMLSTGNTGFGGWRLLLSGLVAMLVGGGVTALLVGAPINPEVSMFVLSATLPVLIGFPLMFGLVMHGLARNLARQRREFERLSRTDSLSGLYNRLLWDEWVTAEFAQLQRHGGEAALLLLDIDRFKDYNDTWGPDAGDDAIRHVARVLRGECRREDWIARYGGEEFGVLLPEIDRERALAAAERLRARVGRADSDFAGLTVSIGVAPFDPVLVDGEEWMLRAEKALYAAKRAGRNCCVVTEPTAESAPRSTPRTA, encoded by the coding sequence ATGACATGGCGTCCGCGCCGTGCGAGCGCCGGCAAGGTCCGACACATTTACCTGCTCCGCATCGTCGGTCTGGTGCTGGGTGGGATCTGTGTCGCCGCCGTTTTCCATGAACGCGGAGCCGCTCCCGTCGCCTGGGGGCTGCTGGGCCTCTACGTCATCGTCTGGCCACACCTCGCAATTCTCCATACGCTGCGCAGCCAGCCCCCCCGTCGCGCGGAAAATCGCAACCTCATGGTCGACTCGCTGATGGGCGGTGTGTGGATCGCCCTGATGCAGTTCAGCCTCTTGCCGAGCGTGGTACTGGCATCGATGCTTTCGACGGGCAACACCGGCTTCGGTGGCTGGCGGTTGTTGCTGTCCGGACTGGTGGCAATGCTCGTAGGCGGCGGCGTGACGGCGCTGCTGGTGGGGGCCCCGATCAACCCCGAGGTTTCCATGTTCGTGCTGAGCGCCACCCTGCCGGTGTTGATTGGCTTCCCGTTGATGTTCGGGCTGGTCATGCACGGTCTGGCACGAAACCTCGCCCGGCAACGGCGGGAGTTCGAGCGTCTCAGCCGCACGGACAGCCTGTCCGGGCTGTACAACCGGCTGCTCTGGGATGAGTGGGTCACGGCCGAGTTCGCGCAACTGCAGCGCCACGGTGGTGAAGCGGCGCTGCTGCTGCTCGATATCGACCGGTTCAAGGATTACAACGACACTTGGGGGCCCGACGCGGGCGATGACGCGATCCGTCACGTCGCGCGGGTGCTGCGCGGCGAGTGCCGGCGCGAAGACTGGATCGCGCGCTACGGCGGCGAGGAATTCGGCGTGCTCCTGCCGGAGATCGACCGGGAGAGGGCGCTGGCCGCCGCGGAGCGTCTGCGCGCCAGGGTCGGTCGTGCGGACAGCGACTTCGCCGGTCTCACCGTAAGCATCGGCGTGGCGCCGTTCGACCCGGTGCTCGTCGATGGCGAGGAGTGGATGCTGCGGGCAGAAAAGGCCCTCTATGCGGCCAAGCGTGCAGGCCGCAACTGTTGTGTGGTCACGGAACCGACCGCAGAATCGGCGCCCCGTTCGACACCCAGAACCGCCTGA